The following are encoded in a window of Ignavibacteria bacterium genomic DNA:
- a CDS encoding T9SS type A sorting domain-containing protein: MKSIIFFRFIVFSAALVFFPSILFTQQSNYKTKDFEYYNPKWEVLNPKDHHTKVASDFSKPFPLPSWGVTTDLYNSVPIQFADGKVMIAILSGTGIGITASTDGGLNWTNFSTAINIGSISPGLKFLTGLKTHTGRVILISSGYENDIYPYITFSDDNGTTWSASKLLLGGITASYSSSGRLTQTMDGKIWFIYQRITGTGDNNINYRTSSDDGNTWSREFSFLSTNLNEENGTLISVSSSRLLSVHSDSSNGNYDIFQRTSTDNGLTWSEKIAVVNSSLKEKPLRLVKKSDGTIFLLYQVLNPTHFSEYFQKDIYFKISTDQGETWSAPIEFTRFVGDDMNADACLVNDEPFVAFASKRSIISNKNYFQIWCGKLGVTSDSNPPPFLIKHERTPFYYNIPVWVRAFIDDESGINSVKMKFSEFDVVMFDDGNHNDGLAGDYIFGNSIGPFLIPQDSLKRLIDVNKLQIPFRYDGVIADVERLTSQSHSYYFYIVDTDSNSINVGDERVVFPHGGSYDGIEFLYSGGFLMSGYYGNTLWANGISTTSRILDYQPGRVGFSINDALNKLYVVRSSDPPFGSSWQDWIYAVALGADFFDGDNDGVYSPVDKNSNGVWDINEDRPDLLGDLTIWCVYNDGVTSNKRFPQVPPLGIEVRQTAYAYSSQAAPKGNIIFVRYEIENRGIVSNLLDSVYFVLWADPDLGEYTDDLAGCDTLHNSSFIYNENDDKEYGSNPPSMFLQLLQSPPQYIPGVTFIDVNSNGVFEQNIDSPLDTAYNFKGKFLGIEKIPGARNFSITSAVPYMRSAPNVGIPTSVDAIRNYSLGKYSDGRSIAPCTFGYGKVVGVNCALVNPLFRFSGDPVTNYGWLCDYTLDYHIASNLGPFQLRLNKPVTIIAAYVVGRGNSSLNSITEARSIAQYSKSVYDGNFSLPTSVEDKVQAVPNKFKLYQNYPNPFNPVTNIKYQIPITNRVTLKLFDILGREVAVLVNEEKQPGDYEVRLTINDPSADGRLTSGIYIYQLKAGNFISTKKMILIK, from the coding sequence ATGAAATCGATTATCTTTTTTAGATTTATTGTTTTTTCTGCTGCTCTCGTTTTTTTTCCATCAATCCTATTTACTCAGCAAAGTAATTATAAGACGAAAGATTTTGAGTATTATAATCCTAAATGGGAAGTACTGAACCCAAAAGACCATCACACAAAAGTCGCGTCTGATTTCTCTAAACCCTTCCCACTACCAAGCTGGGGAGTTACCACTGATTTATACAATTCTGTTCCAATTCAATTTGCTGATGGTAAAGTGATGATTGCAATCCTTTCAGGTACCGGAATCGGAATTACCGCAAGCACAGATGGCGGACTTAATTGGACCAATTTTTCAACTGCAATAAATATTGGTTCGATATCTCCTGGTTTAAAATTTTTAACTGGATTGAAAACACATACTGGCCGAGTTATTCTTATAAGCAGTGGATATGAAAATGATATTTATCCATACATCACATTTTCGGATGATAATGGGACAACCTGGTCAGCTTCAAAACTATTATTAGGCGGAATCACAGCAAGTTATTCAAGCTCAGGAAGATTAACTCAAACAATGGATGGAAAAATTTGGTTTATATATCAACGAATCACGGGTACAGGAGATAATAATATTAACTATCGAACAAGCTCTGATGATGGAAACACATGGAGTCGAGAGTTTTCATTTCTTTCAACAAACTTGAATGAAGAAAATGGGACACTAATTTCTGTTTCATCTTCAAGATTATTATCAGTTCACTCGGATAGTTCGAATGGGAATTATGATATTTTTCAAAGAACCAGCACCGATAATGGTTTAACCTGGTCTGAAAAAATTGCTGTGGTAAATTCCTCCTTGAAGGAAAAACCATTGAGATTAGTTAAAAAATCTGATGGAACTATTTTTCTATTGTATCAGGTTCTAAACCCAACTCACTTTTCAGAATATTTCCAGAAGGATATTTACTTTAAAATTAGTACTGATCAAGGCGAAACTTGGTCAGCACCAATTGAGTTCACTCGATTTGTTGGGGATGATATGAATGCAGATGCTTGTTTAGTGAATGATGAACCTTTTGTTGCATTTGCATCCAAGAGATCGATTATTAGCAACAAAAATTATTTTCAAATTTGGTGTGGCAAGCTTGGAGTAACTTCAGACTCTAATCCTCCGCCTTTCTTAATCAAGCATGAGCGAACTCCATTCTATTACAATATTCCAGTATGGGTTAGAGCATTCATCGACGATGAATCGGGTATCAATTCAGTTAAAATGAAATTTTCAGAATTTGATGTTGTAATGTTCGATGACGGAAATCATAACGATGGTTTAGCTGGTGATTATATATTCGGGAATTCAATCGGACCATTTCTAATTCCACAAGATTCCCTCAAAAGGTTAATTGATGTGAATAAATTACAAATACCATTCCGTTACGATGGAGTTATCGCAGATGTTGAACGGTTAACATCACAATCCCACAGCTATTATTTTTATATTGTTGATACAGATTCAAATTCTATAAACGTTGGTGATGAACGTGTTGTATTCCCTCATGGCGGAAGCTATGATGGAATTGAATTTCTCTATTCAGGCGGTTTTTTAATGAGTGGTTATTATGGAAATACTCTTTGGGCAAATGGGATTTCGACAACATCACGAATATTAGATTATCAGCCAGGCAGAGTTGGATTTTCTATTAATGATGCGCTGAATAAATTGTATGTAGTAAGATCAAGTGATCCGCCGTTTGGCAGTTCCTGGCAAGATTGGATTTATGCCGTTGCGTTAGGTGCTGATTTTTTTGATGGAGATAATGATGGAGTTTACTCGCCAGTCGATAAAAATTCAAATGGCGTTTGGGATATAAACGAAGACAGACCTGATCTGCTCGGTGATTTAACAATTTGGTGTGTTTATAATGATGGTGTTACTTCAAACAAGAGATTTCCTCAAGTTCCGCCTCTTGGGATTGAGGTTAGGCAAACAGCTTATGCTTATTCATCACAAGCGGCTCCAAAAGGAAACATTATATTTGTAAGATATGAAATCGAGAATCGCGGGATTGTTTCCAACTTGCTCGATTCCGTTTACTTTGTTCTTTGGGCTGATCCCGATTTGGGTGAGTATACAGATGATTTAGCAGGATGTGATACGCTTCATAATTCAAGTTTCATTTATAATGAAAATGATGATAAAGAATACGGTTCAAATCCACCGTCAATGTTTCTGCAGCTGCTTCAGTCTCCTCCTCAGTATATTCCAGGTGTAACCTTTATTGATGTGAATTCAAATGGAGTTTTTGAACAAAATATTGATTCTCCACTTGACACCGCTTATAATTTCAAAGGAAAATTCCTTGGTATAGAAAAAATACCGGGTGCAAGAAATTTTAGCATAACATCAGCCGTACCTTATATGAGATCAGCGCCAAATGTCGGCATTCCAACCTCAGTTGATGCGATTCGAAATTATTCTCTCGGAAAGTACAGTGATGGCAGGTCAATTGCTCCTTGCACTTTTGGATATGGAAAAGTCGTAGGAGTAAATTGTGCATTAGTCAATCCTCTGTTCAGATTTTCAGGTGATCCAGTAACAAATTATGGTTGGTTATGCGATTATACTTTGGATTATCACATCGCATCTAATTTAGGTCCGTTTCAACTTCGTCTAAATAAACCAGTGACAATTATTGCAGCTTACGTTGTTGGGAGAGGAAATTCATCTTTAAATTCAATTACAGAAGCACGTTCGATTGCTCAATATTCAAAATCAGTCTACGATGGGAATTTTAGCTTACCAACTTCAGTGGAAGACAAGGTGCAGGCAGTTCCAAACAAATTCAAACTTTACCAAAATTACCCGAATCCGTTTAATCCAGTTACAAATATCAAGTACCAAATTCCAATCACCAATAGAGTGACACTGAAGCTTTTTGATATACTCGGAAGGGAAGTAGCAGTTCTTGTGAATGAAGAGAAGCAGCCAGGCGATTATGAAGTACGATTAACGATTAACGATCCGTCGGCTGACGGACGATTAACGAGCGGTATCTACATATATCAACTAAAAGCAGGAAATTTTATAAGCACCAAGAAGATGATTCTAATTAAGTAA